AAGAAGCTGAAGCCTACGCCAAAGAAATCCAGGATATGACCAGCCTCCCTGTCTGGGTTGACTTTGTCCGACAGGAAATGTAATCCATATAAATATTAAAACTTCAATACGGAGACTCACTCATGCTTGAAACTCAACTGTATTTCAATTTCAAGGATATGTTTCGCGCGCCTCGCCTGGCACTTGGCCGACGAATGCTGGTTATGCTGGAAGCACTTTTTATTTCATACGTGGCCTTCGTTGTCCTTACCTATCTTGCCCTATTGGTTGATGGCAACTCTTTTGGGAGTATCTGGAATAAATATCATCTCTTGCCATCATGTTGTGTGACTGCCTCCATGGGCATTTTCGCACGAATTCTAATTTCTCTGTCCTATGTCATTTCAGTGGTCGCCATATGGCTTGGACTCACATCAGTTGCTAAAATTACCATCAAAGAGTATAAGGGTGATTTATTTTACTCCTCCCGAGATGGTTGGAAATGGGCGACTAAAAATTGGTTCCCTGTATTTTTTGGCCCCATATCTATTGGAGTTGTGATTGGATTTTTTGTACTTCTGGCCGCCCTCTTTGGTTGGCTAGCGCAATGGCCAGTCCTGGATATTATCTTTTATGGTCTTTTGTTTGTCATCTTTCTGCCCACAGCCCTATTCCTCACATTCTCTGCTCTGGCTTTTGCTGTCGGCGTGATAATGTCACCCAGCATCGTTGCCTGTGCAGAAGAGGACACCATGGGCTCCATGTTCGGCTCCTATACCCTCCTCTGGAATCAGCCCGTTCGCTTGATCGGCTACACAATTCTGATTGTAATTGCAGCCATGATAGGATATCAAATATTTTACTTATTCATTCTCTCTAGTTTCAAGTTTATTGAGATGGTTTTCGGCCATGAAATGATTATGGGCAACGCCTACATTGCCGTCAAGCAGGTGGGAATGGATTTATTCGGTAATTACAGTTTCCTACCTCCAAATATTTTCGCCGCCACCTGTCATGATTCTGTCTGTCTATTAATGCCCAATTGTTTAAGCAGTGTGTTTGAACCTGTCGCCGCAGGTTGTGGTGGTGGTTGTGGTGGCTGCGCATCTACAGCTCCAGCTGTGATATCGGCCACAATTACTCAGACAATTACTGGTGTTTTAGTTGGTCTATTCACACTTCTGGCACACCTGGCAGTTCCAGCCTATGCGCTGGCAACATTAGCTACGGGCTTATCCACCTCCTTCATCGTTCTCACAAAGCACAAAGATGATCAGGATTTGATCAAACGAAAAGATGCTGATGAACGTGGAGAGGCTGAAGCCGCCGAAGAAGAGGACCCGTCTGAGACTCCTGAAGTTGAAGATGAAACCAAGACTGAAGAGCCTGAGGCCGAATAAGTCTCTCATCAATTAGAAATAAAAAGGGCTGGGTATCACCCAGCCCTTTTTAACTCATTTTATTTTTATCTAGCTCCGATGGAACCATTCTTCGTTTTTTTGATAAGCCCGAGGTTTTCCCATAATCTCATGGAGGATAATACCCTGCTCAAGTTTCGAATAGGGTTCTAAAACCTCGTCCAGAGTCTGACCGGCATTGCTCTTCACCGACTCAACTACCTTTATTAGTGGATGACTGTGAGGTTGCTTTTGCGATCCCTCCGCAAACCGTGGAGATGTGTCAATCGTTGAAACCGGAATCACCTCTTCCTCATCTTCCTCTTCAGGTTCATACTCTGGAGTGACCTGCTGAAAAGTCAGAGGTTCCTCATCTATCTCAAACAGCTCTTTCTTGAGTTGATCAAGAATCCCACCCACACCTTGAAGTGGTTTTGATATGGGAGCAGTTCTAGGTTTCTCCGCTGGTTTGACTCTCTGCCTGGCTTTTTTTTGCTTTGACCAGGCAGAGATTGCCATATAAACGATAAATAGAACTATTGGACCTAGATTGTCCAAATCCATAAGGGTTAGACCTTACTTCTTATCTGTTTTGTTTGAACCAGAAAGATTCTGTCTCATGGATGAATCAGCCTGGATGTTTTCCATACGATAATAGTCCAGAATACCCAGATTTCCCTGGCGGAAGGCTTCAGCCATAGCCCGTGGAACTTCAGATTCTGCTTCTACAACCTTGGCCCGCATTTCCTGGGTCTTGGCTTTCATTTCCTGTTCTTCGGCAACAGCCATGGCACGGCGTTTCTCTGCAACGGCCTGAGCAATGTTCTTATCAGCATCAGCTTGATCCATTTGCAGTGTGGCACCGATATTCTTACCGACATCTACATCAGCAATATCGATGGAAAGTATCTCAAAAGCAGTTCCTGCATCGAGACCCTTTGCCAGGACATTTTTGGAAATAATATCTGGATTTTCCAATACTTGTTTATGTGACTGTGAGGAACCAATTGAACTGACAATTCCTTCACCAACACGGGCCAGAACTGTTTCTTCTCCTGCACCACCAATCAGACGATCAATATTGGCACGCACCGTCACCTTGGCCACTGCAAAAAGCTGAATTCCATCCTTGGCGATGGCTGATACACGTGGAGTTTCAATCACACGTGGATTCACACTCATTTTTACTGCATCCAGTACATCGCGACCGGCCAGATCAATGGCTGCAGCGCGTTGAAATTCCAGATCAATATTGGCTTTGTCCGCTGCTATGAGGGCCAGGACAACCTTGTTTACGTCTCCACCAGCCAGATAGTGAGCTTCCAACACATTGGTATCCAAGTCTATTCCGGCTTTACGGGCACTTACCAGTGAATTGATAATCAGCGGTGGCGGGATTCGACGCAGTCTCATTCCGATGAGCGTTAAAAGACCCACGTAGACTTGTGCTGCGGCTGCGCTTATCCACAATCCAATTGGAATGAAATAAGTAAATAATACAAGAAAGGCAACCAGGCCAATCAGTATGAGCATTAAAGGTATAGCTTCCACAATTCCTCCTGTGTTAATTATTAAACTTTTTTATCTACAACCACTCGATTTCCATCGATGCGAATGATTGTAATTTCTGTGTCTTTATCAATAAAGGTACCTGGGGTTACAACATCAACCCGCCGTCCTTCGATCAGTGCAGTTCCA
This sequence is a window from Candidatus Neomarinimicrobiota bacterium. Protein-coding genes within it:
- the floA gene encoding flotillin-like protein FloA (flotillin-like protein involved in membrane lipid rafts) is translated as MEAIPLMLILIGLVAFLVLFTYFIPIGLWISAAAAQVYVGLLTLIGMRLRRIPPPLIINSLVSARKAGIDLDTNVLEAHYLAGGDVNKVVLALIAADKANIDLEFQRAAAIDLAGRDVLDAVKMSVNPRVIETPRVSAIAKDGIQLFAVAKVTVRANIDRLIGGAGEETVLARVGEGIVSSIGSSQSHKQVLENPDIISKNVLAKGLDAGTAFEILSIDIADVDVGKNIGATLQMDQADADKNIAQAVAEKRRAMAVAEEQEMKAKTQEMRAKVVEAESEVPRAMAEAFRQGNLGILDYYRMENIQADSSMRQNLSGSNKTDKK